The stretch of DNA accaaaaagaaacaaaaatcagaaaatatacaataaaaaagaatggaatagaataaacATATGAATAACTAAAAATAATGAAAGGATAAATAAGTAcagtaaaaaaacatgtttaagtgAGAAGGTGTGGAAGGAtcagagacagaaaacagaaagaaTGAGTTCAGGACGGAATTAGAACTGAACTGTGACTGACAGCACCACGAACCAATGACAGACTAcacaactgagacacacacacacatacacacacacacatacatacatatacacacacacacatacatacatacatacacacatatatacacacacatatatatacacacacatacatacatacacacatacacacacacccacctcTCTTGCTTTCatctgaacatgtgtgtgtggtcCACACAGGCTTCTTGCTGATTCTGTTATGGTTCCGTTCACATGTGGATCTGcttgaacttcagtgtgtttgtattttctgtctcctctgtgtgtctgttctgttctaaacTGTTTCCACACACACTTCTGTGGATTTGGACTGAACTCAGCGTTCTGTTATTTCTGTCCCTGGTTTTACATGTAATCTAACTACATGTAATTGTAATCTAATCCAATAAAACTtcatcctttcatgcatgaattatcagaaccttaatcaagatttttttcctgagtgtttttattcctctgtacacatgaaaaaaaacaacgcaattgaaaATTTTATTATGAACCTCATTTTTCTCtgactcagctggacaccataagtttaatttttgaaacaaagaaatatatgtttactgacatactgtgtgaaaactatgaaataaaacatttttaatgcagctaatctgatgttttctcacatgtgAACATACATAGTActagtcagtactcacttcatggagataacatgcaaaaaaaaaaaaccaaaacctttgtgtttaaaaaaacctgttaatcagtctaataacaataacaagcaactgatttccgctcaaacctgtcagtgcagatcaggtttatctagaacaggtacagtactggtctgaatgtacgtgtattattatgggatggtgcattagtgtccactgtgttgactgaaatggaactaaaacaaccaaagccatggatatacaagagaacagctggagaagaactgaccactggagtgaccactggagtgaccactgagtatgaaagggttaaatattcacCGTCCTTTAACGTCTTCAGCTCCGAAAACTGATGAAACCAATGAGAGGAGAGCAGCTCCAGATTAGCCAATCAGCACTCACTTTATTAGATTTACTCTGCATTAACACCAGTCACatgaccacaacaacaacaacaaataaaaacaaacagattcaGCAGAAGAGCTCGTTCAGCCAATCAGCGCAGATGAGCTGAGGTTCCTGATTGGACGACAGAGttctgacatttggtcagatttaaatataaatatttcacAAACATCAACACAAACAGCGTTTGTCACTTTGAACGTTTACAAACAAAAACTGTTGAAACTAACACATTTGGCTGCGGCTGAAGCTAACGATGCTAAGCTAACCCCCTCCCCTGGCTCCGCCCCACCTTCTCCTCTGAGTCCGCCCCCTCAGCCCTCGCAGCTCCTCCCCTTCACCCAGCCACGCGGTAGTTGGCGTGGAACTCGGGCTGGATGTCGCAGACGCGCCGCAGCAGCTCGCCCAGAACCGTCTCCCTGTTGCCACGGTAACTGGCCTGGATACGGCCCATCCTCTCAGCAGTGTCACGGTCCACCTCCACCGCACTGTTACCATGGGAACCCAGGGCCTACCACAGAAGaagacatataaatatataaaagatgACTGGACCAGAgaagggaagaaaagaaaaagaaagaaagaaagaaagaaagaaagaaagagctgGTGGTGTGTGACGCACCGCTGCCTCTTTGGTCTTAAACtcactattatcattattattattattattattattattattattattattattattattttagtagtagtagtagtagtattcttTGACTCACCGCTGTCTCTTTGGTCTtaaactcattattattattattattattattattattattattattggtattattattattattattattattattggtattattattattggtattattattattattattattattagtagtagtagtagtagtagtagtagtagtagtattcttTGACTCACCGCTGCCTCTTTGGTCTtaaactcattattattattattattggtattattattattattggtattattattattattattattggtattattattagtagtagtagtattcgtATTCTTTGACTCACCGCTGCCTCTTTGGTCTtaaactcattattattattattattggtattgttatcattattattattattattattagtagtagtagtagtagtagtagtattagtattagtagtagtagtagtagtattcttTGACTCACCGCTGCCTCTTTGGTCTtaaactcattattattattattattggtattattattattattggtattattattattattattattattattagtagtagtagtagtagtagtagtagtagtagtattcttTGACTCACCGCTGCCTCTTTGGTCTtaaactcattattattattattattggtattgttatcattattattattattattattattattattattattattattattattagtattagtagtagtagtagtagtattcttTGACTCACCGCTGCCTCTTTGGTCTtaaactcattattattattattattggtattattattattattggtattattattattattggtattattattagtagtagtagtattcgtATTCTTTGACTCACCGCTGCCTCTTTGGTCTtaaactcattattattattattattggtattgttatcattattattattattattattattattattattagtagtagtagtagtagtattagtattagtagtagtagtagtagtattcttTGACTCACCGCTGCCTCTTTGGTCTtaaactcattattattattattattggtattattatttttattattattattagtagtagtagtagtagtagtattagtattagtagtagtagtagtagtattcttTGACTCACCGCTGCCTCTTTGGTCTtaaactcattattattattattattggtattgttattattattattattattattattattattattagtattagtattagtagtagtattattagtagtagtatttgtattcTTTGACTCACCGCTGCCTCTTTGGTCTTAAACTCCTTCTCTCTCTGCAGTCGATACTGTTCGATCTCAGCCTGAGCTTCTTCCTTCGCCTGTTTCAGACGGCGGTTTTTACCtggaaacaaaaaagacaaaagaggtgaaaaagacacaaaaaggacacagaaaggacacaaaaaaaaagacagacataaaaaaaagaaacaaaaaggacacaaaaaaagacaaagatgtgaaaaagacacaaaaacacatggtgaggacacaaaaaaagacaattaaaacaAGAGAAAGGTGTGATAAAGACATGATAAAcactgtgattgacagctgtacgGACCAATCCAGTGTCTTCATCAAATCAAGATTACATTCAGTCAAATACAGATTACATTCATAAACAGATTACATCATAAACAGATTAAttccacttcctcctccttcttttggCTCTAACTCCTTTTCATGGTGGAAACTCAGTATCCCATGATGCCCTGCTGTGACTCATAAAAAAAGAGGAAGTggattaatttggttttgatggAAAAATGAGCAGAGACCCCTTCAGTgaattgaataaataaaataaaccccttcagtgaattgaataaataaaataaacccctTCAGtgaactgaataaataaaataaacccctTCAGtgaactgaataaataaaataaaccccttcagtgaattgaataaataaaataaacccctTCAGtgaactgaataaataaaataaacccctTCAGTGCACATATTTCTGTTTACATTCATCCGGATCATTCCATAATGTGACACAGACCATCTgttacagaaaacacacacatttcactCTTATGTCAgaattcttttcatttttctacttttttctgtttatatttaatCGTTTTAATTCAACCGAAAATCTGGGATCCGGTTCCTTTGATGACGTCACGGCCTGTTTTTGCATCACACagacctggttctggttccgtCCACTTCTGGACTTTTAACACCAGTGTCTGCAGCCGAATTCAAACCACACTCAGTCTGGTTCCGAATCCGCCTCCGGTTCTGATCCTGACTGTAGAACCGGCGGGTCCTCCGGTAAAAGCCGTTAAATGCGCCAGTTTTCTACCGCGGTTCGGTGCGGCCTAACCCGGGTTAAAGCCGCCTGGTCCGGCTCCAGAAACAGAACCCTGTCCGTGTCCCCACTCGGCGAACCCCCCCCGGACCCAGACCCACAACCCCgggacctggacccggaccccCCTGGACCCGGGCCCCCCTGGACCCGGGCCCCCCTGGACCCCGGACCCCCTCCGTCCTACTCACGCTTGCGGGCCTCGGCCACCTTCTCGGCCGCCCTCTTCTCCGCCTGCAGCAGCTGCTGGATGCCCTGGGACTGGGAGGCCATGACGGGGAGCACAAGCCACACCGAACCGAACCGAACACCGGAGCAGATCCCAACACCGGAGCAGATGAGCCCAGAAGGTCGACGGAGGATCCACTGGGTCCTGGAGCCGCAGTCAGCTGACACTACGTCACCACGCAGGCCGTCACATGACTCCATCACGCGCAGGGCGGATCCTCCGTCAATCAAACCCGAGCAgctttaagttgaataaatatgAGACATTTAAGAGAGAGGACAAAGacagactttttaaaaaattattttattttaccttcatttaaccaggaaaacctcactgagattattattattttattattggcacaaagcaaattaaCAGAAGAAGAATGGGATAAACATTACAAAAgagaaatacagaaatacatttaAGACCTGGTGGAAGGATTAAACACAACTAGGACAACtatcagaaaacaaacaaacaaaccaaataattatattttttagacatttgaaatgtagtgaaaatattgaagcagaaagaaaaataaaaaactaaatcagaCTGGACAATAGAACACAAAGGACG from Sphaeramia orbicularis unplaced genomic scaffold, fSphaOr1.1, whole genome shotgun sequence encodes:
- the atp6v1g1 gene encoding V-type proton ATPase subunit G 1 translates to MASQSQGIQQLLQAEKRAAEKVAEARKRKNRRLKQAKEEAQAEIEQYRLQREKEFKTKEAAALGSHGNSAVEVDRDTAERMGRIQASYRGNRETVLGELLRRVCDIQPEFHANYRVAG